A genomic stretch from Arachis stenosperma cultivar V10309 chromosome 3, arast.V10309.gnm1.PFL2, whole genome shotgun sequence includes:
- the LOC130969641 gene encoding NAC domain-containing protein 72-like isoform X1 has translation MGVPEKDPLSQLSLPPGFRFYPTDEELLVQYLCRKVAGNHFSLPIIAEIDLYKFDPWILPGIYLIRDNDIISVIESMKFIYLGSFCAGKAIFGEKEWYFFSPRDRKYPNGSRPNRVAGSGYWKATGTDKVITTEGRKVGIKKALVFYIGKAPKGTKTNWIMHEYRLLNGSQKSLGSTKLDDWVLCRIYKKNLSSSQKVNMPSFTSKEWSNGSSPSSSSHIDDMLELPEIDDRCFALPRVNSLQHEEKLTLGGTGNNFPDWVNSGGLDSVPEFGSQTQGMTSYDGNDLYVPSASQFCHVNTMVVPGNPTEEEVQSGIRTQRIDENFGLFQQNSNVFTHRYLSSSGDSFGFGYPNQQFGFGFRE, from the exons ATGGGAGTTCCAGAGAAGGATCCTCTCTCTCAATTGAGCTTACCTCCTGGTTTTAGATTTTACCCCACAGATGAGGAGCTTCTTGTTCAGTACCTATGTCGCAAGGTTGCTGGCAACCATTTCTCACTTCCTATCATCGCGGAAATCGATTTGTATAAATTCGACCCTTGGATCCTCCCAGGTATATATTTGATAAGGGATAATGACATTATTTCTGTGATTGAGAGCATGAAGTTTATTTATTTGGGTTCTTTTTGTGCAGGTAAAGCAATATTTGGGGAGAAAGAATGGTACTTTTTCAGCCCCAGGGATAGAAAGTATCCGAACGGTTCGCGACCGAACAGGGTTGCTGGCTCTGGGTACTGGAAAGCCACAGGAACAGATAAAGTAATCACTACCGAAGGCAGAAAAGTTGGAATCAAGAAAGCACTTGTTTTCTACATTGGCAAAGCACCCAAAGGCACCAAAACAAACTGGATCATGCACGAGTACCGTCTCCTCAACGGTTCTCAAAAGAGCCTCGGCAGCACCAAG CTAGATGATTGGGTTTTGTGTCGGATATACAAGAAGAACTTGAGCTCATCGCAAAAAGTCAATATGCCAAGCTTTACGAGCAAAGAATGGAGCAATGGATCGTCTCCTTCTTCATCGTCTCACATCGACGACATGCTCGAATTGCCGGAGATCGACGACCGGTGCTTCGCCTTACCGCGGGTTAACTCGCTGCAGCACGAAGAAAAGCTCACCCTTGGCGGCACAGGCAATAATTTCCCGGACTGGGTCAACTCGGGGGGTCTCGACTCGGTCCCTGAGTTCGGGAGCCAAACTCAGGGGATGACAAGTTACGATGGAAATGACCTATATGTCCCCTCCGCGTCACAGTTCTGCCACGTCAACACAATGGTTGTGCCGGGTAACCCGACGGAGGAGGAAGTCCAGAGCGGCATCAGGACCCAGCGGATTGATGAGAATTTCGGGTTATTTCAACAGAATTCGAATGTATTCACCCACCGGTATTTGTCGAGTTCGGGTGACTCATTCGGATTCGGATACCCGAATCAGCAATTTGGATTCGGATTCAGAGAATGA
- the LOC130969641 gene encoding NAC domain-containing protein 72-like isoform X2, with amino-acid sequence MGVPEKDPLSQLSLPPGFRFYPTDEELLVQYLCRKVAGNHFSLPIIAEIDLYKFDPWILPGKAIFGEKEWYFFSPRDRKYPNGSRPNRVAGSGYWKATGTDKVITTEGRKVGIKKALVFYIGKAPKGTKTNWIMHEYRLLNGSQKSLGSTKLDDWVLCRIYKKNLSSSQKVNMPSFTSKEWSNGSSPSSSSHIDDMLELPEIDDRCFALPRVNSLQHEEKLTLGGTGNNFPDWVNSGGLDSVPEFGSQTQGMTSYDGNDLYVPSASQFCHVNTMVVPGNPTEEEVQSGIRTQRIDENFGLFQQNSNVFTHRYLSSSGDSFGFGYPNQQFGFGFRE; translated from the exons ATGGGAGTTCCAGAGAAGGATCCTCTCTCTCAATTGAGCTTACCTCCTGGTTTTAGATTTTACCCCACAGATGAGGAGCTTCTTGTTCAGTACCTATGTCGCAAGGTTGCTGGCAACCATTTCTCACTTCCTATCATCGCGGAAATCGATTTGTATAAATTCGACCCTTGGATCCTCCCAG GTAAAGCAATATTTGGGGAGAAAGAATGGTACTTTTTCAGCCCCAGGGATAGAAAGTATCCGAACGGTTCGCGACCGAACAGGGTTGCTGGCTCTGGGTACTGGAAAGCCACAGGAACAGATAAAGTAATCACTACCGAAGGCAGAAAAGTTGGAATCAAGAAAGCACTTGTTTTCTACATTGGCAAAGCACCCAAAGGCACCAAAACAAACTGGATCATGCACGAGTACCGTCTCCTCAACGGTTCTCAAAAGAGCCTCGGCAGCACCAAG CTAGATGATTGGGTTTTGTGTCGGATATACAAGAAGAACTTGAGCTCATCGCAAAAAGTCAATATGCCAAGCTTTACGAGCAAAGAATGGAGCAATGGATCGTCTCCTTCTTCATCGTCTCACATCGACGACATGCTCGAATTGCCGGAGATCGACGACCGGTGCTTCGCCTTACCGCGGGTTAACTCGCTGCAGCACGAAGAAAAGCTCACCCTTGGCGGCACAGGCAATAATTTCCCGGACTGGGTCAACTCGGGGGGTCTCGACTCGGTCCCTGAGTTCGGGAGCCAAACTCAGGGGATGACAAGTTACGATGGAAATGACCTATATGTCCCCTCCGCGTCACAGTTCTGCCACGTCAACACAATGGTTGTGCCGGGTAACCCGACGGAGGAGGAAGTCCAGAGCGGCATCAGGACCCAGCGGATTGATGAGAATTTCGGGTTATTTCAACAGAATTCGAATGTATTCACCCACCGGTATTTGTCGAGTTCGGGTGACTCATTCGGATTCGGATACCCGAATCAGCAATTTGGATTCGGATTCAGAGAATGA